Proteins co-encoded in one Euleptes europaea isolate rEulEur1 chromosome 1, rEulEur1.hap1, whole genome shotgun sequence genomic window:
- the SH2D3A gene encoding SH2 domain-containing protein 3A, whose translation MEPASEKLRKELEEELKLSTDQLRSHAWYHGCLPRKEAESLLQEDGDFLIRDSRSSTGDYVLSCFWGGQALHFKIIRVVLRPRKGYSRTLFQFEQEQFDNVPALVRFYVGNRKAISDTSTAVVSRPVNRNVPLHWLEERYGDTGQLPGPVKKDGAPARWSSFRTATAGEEMVEVNVLRTKDRRGSDPSSLDQLDRRPSLHSARSDSNLLTGGPEPSSGVQDRSPLPPLSPVFRTGSDPVLRPNAPSSYAQGGQALSGSEGRLHSKAPLKPPRAPSVLVSDYCELVPKAPEGPRSHVERLRVEERWRGRAHITETSFGFLDSEGSFPSPCSGDTEELGFERPLLETVSSFQPQLFRSLLLPPDNKPLDPNALKSLKTIFSQHDCRATAFHILQVDCQAVRITGVSKEQQQAMGVSSGLELITLPQGHQLRKDLLERHHLIALGIAVDILGCTGAVAERAATLHKIIQLAEELWRSAGDLFAFSAVMKALQLPQIARLDQTWRQLRQNHTQSAIAFEKELKPLMGRLNRAEGNAVPSLKEVAVPHILPLLCLMEGEERRGESEESCDVLLRILAAARFVATNAGVFHANAEAKLQGFEASPELLEAFRTEFALLLFWGSKGAEADRTERHRKFDRILTVLSQKLE comes from the exons GAGGCGGAGTCCCTGCTGCAGGAGGATGGAGACTTCCTGATCCGCGACTCGCGGTCCAGCACGGGAGACTACGTTCTCTCCTGCTTCTGGGGCGGCCAGGCCCTGCACTTCAAGATAATCCGGGTTGTCCTCCGTCCCCGGAAGGGGTATTCCCGCACCCTCTTCCAGTTTGAGCAGGAGCAGTTCGACAACGTGCCAGCCTTGGTCCGCTTCTACGTGGGCAACCGGAAGGCCATCTCGGACACCTCGACGGCTGTGGTGTCCCGGCCTGTCAACAGGAACGTGCCTCTCCATTGGTTGGAGGAACGCTATGGGGACACCGGCCAGCTCCCTGGACCGGTCAAGAAGGATGGAGCGCCTGCCCGATGGTCCAGTTTCCGCACAGCTACAGCCGGAGAGGAAATGGTGGAGGTGAACGTGCTCCG GACAAAAGATCGACGAGGAAGTGACCCCAGTAGCCTCGACCAGCTGGACAGGAGGCCCTCGCTGCATTCCGCCCGTTCGGACAGCAATTTGCTGAccg GCGGCCCAGAACCTTCTTCCGGGGTCCAGGACCGTAGCCCGCTCCCCCCCTTGTCTCCTGTCTTTCGCACAGGCAGTGACCCTGTCCTGCGGCCGAACGCCCCGTCGTCTTACGCACAGGGGGGCCAGGCGCTGAGCGGCTCTGAGGGGCGGCTCCATTCCAAGGCCCCGCTCAAGCCCCCCCGGGCCCCTTCCGTGCTGGTGAGCGACTACTGCGAACTGGTCCCCAAGGCCCCCGAAGGCCCCCGGAGCCACGTGGAACGCCTGAGAGTGGAGGAGAGGTGGCGCGGTCGGGCTCACATCACGGAGACCTCCTTTGGGTTCCTGGACTCGGAAGGATCTTTTCCCTCGCCCTGCTCGGGGGACACGGAGGAGCTGGGATTTGAACGGCCCCTGCTGGAGACGGTCTCCTCCTTCCAGCCTCAGCTCTTCCGCTCGCTGCTCTTGCCTCCAGACAATAAGCCCTTGGATCCGAACGCCCTCAAGAGCCTCAAGACCATCTTTTCCCAGCACGACTGCCGAGCAACAGCCTTTCACATTCTGCAGGTGGACTGCCAG GCTGTCAGAATCACTGGTGTCTccaaggagcagcagcaggccatGGGGGTCAGCTCAGGCCTGGAGCTGATAACGCTGCCTCAAGGGCATCAGCTGCGGAAGGACTTGCTGGAAAG GCACCACCTAATCGCCCTGGGCATTGCGGTGGACATCCTGGGCTgcacaggggctgtggctgagcggGCAGCCACCTTGcacaagatcatccagctggcggAGGAACTCTGGCGGTCGGCAGGGGACCTCTTTGCTTTCTCTGCTGTGATGAAGGCCTTGCAGCTGCCTCAG ATCGCACGGCTAGACCAAACATGGCGCCAGCTGCGGCAGAACCACACTCAGAGCGCCATCGCCTTTGAGAAGGAGCTCAAGCCCCTCATGGGGCGGCTGAACCGGGCAGAAG GGAATGCGGTCCCCTCCCTGAAGGAGGTGGCCGTCCCTCACATCCTGCCCCTCCTCTGCCTGATGGAAGGAGAAGAGCggcggggggagagcgaggagagcTGCGATGTCCTCTTGCGCATCCTGGCGGCTGCCCGCTTCGTAGCTACCAACGCTGGAGTCTTTCATGCCAACGCAGAGGCGAAGCTGCAAG GATTCGAAGCCTCCCCCGAGCTCCTGGAAGCATTTCGAACGGAGTTTGCCCTTCTGTTATTCTGGGGTAGCAAAGGAGCCGAAGCAGACCGGACTGAACGGCACCGGAAATTCGACAGGATCCTGACCGTCCTTTCCCAGAAACTAGAGTGA